GGCAGTGATTGTGTTCGCATTCGAGACCCAGCATACAGGAGGCGCTTTTCTTTTTGCAAACTGCGTTTTAATTCATTACAGGAATAGCTCCTTTAAAAAAACTCATTTTTCTAAAATACCAAAAAACCGAGCGAGGATTGAATTCACCCCATTACCAATATAAATCGCGATACCACTGCCGCCACGAACATACTGAAACTGGCTTTACAACAGGTGTTGTAAGACAGATCAACCCACTTCCGAAGAATCTCTCAATTCCCACTCGATCACGATTACATCCCCGTCTCTCAGGGGGGTGGAGAAGTCCGCTTTCTCGCCATTATGTTCCATTCGCAGATTGATGGCATTGGACGGACGTTCCCGGTCAATGTGTACATAGTTGAAGATCTGTGAGAACACGGGCATCCAGGGTTCTCGCTTGACTGTTATCGAAGCGAATTCGGGTACAGGGGAATCGACAGCAACAGGCTCCCCGTTGAGTTCCAGTGCCGGAACCGGCCCGAACAACTGAACCCGGTTGCCGTTTACCATCACCTGCAAGCTGTGCCGCTCCCATTCCTCTTCCTTCAGGAAATCGCGAACAGTTGGGGCCATGCGATCTTCCGTCACAACGTCAATCCGATCCCCGGACTTGATAGCGGCATGCAGGGGAACGGGGTTGCCGTTTACCAGTACCTTGGCTCCTTCCTGTCTGATGGAGCGGGCTTCGCCGTTCACTGTTGCCATGACAGTGTGATCACGGAAGATCTCCGGCGTATAACCCATTGCAGGCAATATGTCAATCAGGGCTTCCGGGATATGCATTGTGATTTGAGCACGATCCACAAGCGGGGTGGCGAGAGAAGCGAGTTCCCCGTTCATTCGAATGACAGGGTGGACATATCGCTCCTGACCGTTTACGAATATGGAGAAAGGTTTGCAGTCGGGAAGAACATCCGCCACAGTGCCTTGTGCATCCTCACCCGGTTGTCCCTCTATGATTTCGATTTCATCCCCATGTTGAATTACATCGCCCAAATGGGCAGGCTGTTTATTGAGGAGAAGAGTGGCTGGAGTTCCCATTGTTCCTTTCAAGGTCTTGACCAGTCCGTGCACTTCAACAGTCAAGGCCATGCCGGGCCTTCCATGCAGCTTGCGAATGTCGATGTCCGCGGCAAGCAAAGCATCTCCGATGGTGACCTGCCTGAACTCGAACAATCGGATGGCCTGTCCGTTCACCCTAATGGACACGGACGAAACAGGCGTGTGGATGGCAGCCAAAGCGATGCCAATAGGTGTGACCGCATCGGGTCCTGACAATTGCTCATGTTGGGCCTGCAGTTTTCCGATGGCGTCGGCTCCCCGAATGACAACCCTTTCTTTCGGCAGTCCGAGT
This portion of the Effusibacillus lacus genome encodes:
- a CDS encoding cell division FtsA domain-containing protein, yielding MAGSEDLIFALDIGTRSVVGLVARYGDNGLEIVAAEQMEHANRAMLDGQIHDVVQVAALISKIKDKLEQSVGPLHRVAVAAAGRALKTVRSRVERETNGERLSQDDVLALELSAVQKAERELQSTMPDAARYHCVGYTVMHYMLDDSPIGSLIDQLGLVASVEIIATFLPRIVIDSLQFALQRADLEMAALTLEPIAAINALIPPSMRKLNLVLVDIGAGTSDIAITSEGTVTAYGMVPVAGDEITEALSHKYLLDFPVAEMVKRGLLSNETISFADVLGITHELPSRDVLATINPEVTDLAKRIAEEILSLNGKCPQAVMLVGGGSQTPLLPERLADILGLPKERVVIRGADAIGKLQAQHEQLSGPDAVTPIGIALAAIHTPVSSVSIRVNGQAIRLFEFRQVTIGDALLAADIDIRKLHGRPGMALTVEVHGLVKTLKGTMGTPATLLLNKQPAHLGDVIQHGDEIEIIEGQPGEDAQGTVADVLPDCKPFSIFVNGQERYVHPVIRMNGELASLATPLVDRAQITMHIPEALIDILPAMGYTPEIFRDHTVMATVNGEARSIRQEGAKVLVNGNPVPLHAAIKSGDRIDVVTEDRMAPTVRDFLKEEEWERHSLQVMVNGNRVQLFGPVPALELNGEPVAVDSPVPEFASITVKREPWMPVFSQIFNYVHIDRERPSNAINLRMEHNGEKADFSTPLRDGDVIVIEWELRDSSEVG